TTTTGTTAGCAAGTATGGACGCAAACGGCAATGGTTTCGTCGAGTTTGACGAGCTTGTGGGCGCCATTCTTCCTGACCTGAACGAAGAGGTCCTTATCAACTCCGAGCAGTTAATGAACATTTTCAAATCGTTTGACAGAGATGGTAACGGATTCATCAGCGCGGCTGAATTGGCTGGAGCCATGGCTAAGATGGGACAACCGTTGACGTACAGAGAACTAACGGAGATGATCCAAGAAGCTGACACAAACGGTGATGGCGTTATAAGCTTTGGTGAATTTGCTTCAATTATGGCTAAATCTGCTGTTGAATATTTCGGTTTAAAGATTAATTCATGATGATccattttctttatgtttttttttttcatttcttagaaTTGATAATTGTTGACTATTGATATATAAATCAGAGAAAATagtctttttaatttaaaagagAACCAAAACTCAGGGGAAAACAGATTCTTGAAATGTGATATGATGGGAAACAAGATACGATGATGAAATCTAGAAAACAAGCTCATGGGGTTTCATTCCTTGTGACAATGAGAACCTGGCGCCGAGGTAAGTCTTGAGCTCTGGCACTGCTTCAATGGCTTTGATAAGAGCTGCATCCACGGTCTTctggtcttctttcttctcCTGTGGGATCTCTTTCTTCACCTGCAGATAACATCATTGATTTTAAGGCTAGAGCAAGTTAGATACTCAGATTCATAAGAGTGTTTATGTTTGCTAAGGTGATGTTAAATACCTCTTTATCTGCTTCAAAGAACTCGCCTTCTCCTTTCTTGGTTTTCTTCTCAGCAACCTTTCCGAAGTACTTGTCATCGAACTTCTCAATGCTGACTCCAGAAATGTCAACCTTGGTGGAGGTTCCGATCACATAGGACTGGTTAACACGTCTCAATGGCACACCATTGATCTTGAATGGTCCTGAAAGaaggaaacaaacaaaaagaccaAGACTACATGAACAAAGTTTCGAACTTGAACAACCAAACACATCCAAACAAAACACTGCTACCCACCTGTAACCAAAAGCAAACCAGAAGCAAGTTGCTTGAGGAAGACAACTCTCTTTCCCTTGAATCTACCAGCAAGGATGATCAACACAGTTCCTGGAGTTATGCTTGCTCTGCAAGCACATACACAACAACACCATCAATACCAAAATAGcataaagtttcaaactttgcaAATCTCAATGAAATCTACATTTCAACAAACACTAACACATCTCTCACATTCCCGACAAATCTATTCTAACTCAAAAATCTGTCGGAACCAACCAAACATTTACATTTCCCCCTTgaacttaattaaaaaaacactaaatgcAAGAAAATGGATTTACTTGAGCTTGGTAGGCTTAGGTTTGCGTCTGTTAGCGAGCGGCTTCTTAACGTCTTCAGCCGGATAAAACTTAGGCGGCTTCTCAACGGGAGCTTCCACTTTGGACTTAGCGTCGTGACGAGGGAAAACGCCGCCGTTCTTGGCCTTAATTGCCCACAAACCTCTCTTGTGGTACATTTGCGAGCGAGAGTATTTGCCTACACCCCTGATCAGATCAGGGTTACGGCTAACTTTCGGGGTCCTCTGCTTCGCCGCCGGCatcttttttctctcttctttttctctgtGACAAACGAACTTCAGAGAGGCGTAAACCCTAGATGGCTTTTAAATATAAGGACGATAACTAGCCAAGAAACCCTAATGGGCCTAATATGTGTTAGAATAAGTCCAATGGGCCTAATATgagtttaaaatataatatgggCTTCTAAGTTAAGCTTATGTTCAAGTTGGGGAAGCCACACTGTACTCTACAATCACGAGTAAGTAGTCTCAGACTCTCAAACAAAACATGATCTCTCCATTTTCTTTTGACTAAACATAACAATGAGAGTCATGAAGTACAACTGATGAAaagaattgtaaaaataaattagtaaaaaaacaaattattgtgttttttgTTTCTATAGAATACAGATGCTAAGCAAACAGTGGATGAAACagacaagaaaaacaaaaacacttgATAACATCTGAATCTGATCAGTCTTTTTAAACTCGTGTGTTAATGcttcttttgtgttgttgttgttgttgttgtccttGGACGAGCAAACCCCGgctacaccaaaaaaaaaccaaaacaacaCATATATTAGTGAATCACAGAATCTTGTTGAGCAAGTTTGTTAGTAAAGTTTACCTGAAGCAGCATTGAAGGAGCTTCTTGATTAACAGGAAGCACATGGCTTCTCGTTTTCCTTCTATCCAACGAAGGACTATTAGCTACGGTTATGTCCCAAAAGCTTCTCTTTTTAGCTGCTGCAGCTGGAGATGCAAACCTATGACTAGGACTTTTTATCagctccttctctctctcctttggTCTCAAGCTCCCTCTCGTCACAATCCTCCTTGTTGTTGTCTCTTTGCCTCTCTCTGGAGTTTTCTCGCTCTTTTTACTACACAGTTCTTTCATCAGCTCTTCCTTTTGCTTCTTCATCTGCACCACATGTTCCCTCTTCATTCTCTCCATCTCCATCTTCAGTGCCTTGACAGTCAGCTGAAGCTCCTTCACTGCATCTTCTGCTTTTCTCCTTTTGGATGATTCTGGTGTGAAACATGTCCCTGATAACAACGAGTGCCTCGGTTTCTTCTTCTGCTGAGCTGTTAATGCTGATGGTGGAGTCATTAGAGATGAGATTGATGGAGGTGTTGGAGATATGTTGTTGTTAGCAGCTGCTATGGTCTCTGCTTCAAGAGTCAAAACCTTCTGCTCCTGTTCCACGAGCTTTACACGCAGCTCACGGTTCTCTTCCTGAAGCTCCAACACTAGCTTGGCCTGATCAGGCCCTTCACTCACTTGAACCACCACCTCTTCATTTACTTCACATCCCTTCACACGAATCTCCTTAGCTCGATCTGCCCAATGGAGAGTGTTCTGCGTCTCACCAAAAGAATGATTGCTTGGACTTATATTAGCAATCATCACCGTGTTACACGAACCGCCTAGCGAGTCTTTGAGCAGCTGTGTCAGCTTTGAGTTTCTGTAAGGAATGTGTTTCTTCCCTTCCACAAGCGCGTTGATGCAGCTACTTAACGCAAGAAGCGATCTGTTTATGTTGGCTCCTTCGAGAGATCTAAGCGTCCTTTGATCAGTTGCTATAGCTCTCTCTGATCCTGCAAGATCAATGAGAGACAGCTTCCCAACTCGGCTGATGACATTCATGGAAGCATCTCTAGTCTTATACTCCACTACAACCTAAAGAAGATGTTATATTCATTAAGATACTATCATTTTGCGCAATGTGAGATATGAGGAAGATGTGATATTATTAACCTGAAGGATGGCGTGTGAGCGTGAAGATGTCTCATTGCAACGAGTTGGCTCAGTGGTTCTGTTTTGGTTTCCCCTTTGGAGCAAAGCCATAACCTGCAATGAACCATAACTTAATAAGTTTTAGCTTTGCTTAACATTTGATTCtcaaaaacattcaaagatTAGAATACAAAACCTCATCTGTGGAATAAGCTCTGTACTGAGTGAGACCAGCTGCCACAATTCCCTAATTATTGATCACATTCAAAGAACAGCAAAGCTAATGAATGAAACCATTGTGTTTATGTTCAAaacataaagttttttttatgtgtaCCTGTTTATCTTCACGGAGAATGAGAGGTCTACCAGGAGAAAGCAAGTCTCTAACGGTTTCATTATAGACTTCAAGATAAGACAGATGAACAGTATGGTTCCCATCTAAACTCCTCTCTCTAACCTTAGCAAACAAGTCTTTAATCGCTAAAACCATCACACCTGGATTCTCCACCGTCCCCAGCATTGTATAAGTCTTGCCTGCTCCCGTAGCACCGTAGCAGAACACAGAACCGTTCCTTCCTTCAAGCACTGCTTCCAACAGATCTCCTGTTCTGTAAAGGAAACACACACAACCTTAAGTACTCGCAGCATGTAGACATTATGTTTGAGATACACTTACGTGGTGGAATAGACTTCTCGTTGTGTTGTGGTCTCAGGAAAAGAAGAATCAAACGTGAAATGACGAACACGGAGCCTCTTAAGCCTTAAGTAGTCGTTATCGTTAGTGAACTCCGTTAGATAAACATCTCTTTTGTTCAAAACCTTGACGCAGCATCTTGACCCGTTCTCTCTTTCCTTCTTCCCCATTGGTCTAAGCCTAACAAACACCATGATCCTACTCCCACCACAAGCCTCAAAGTTTTCACCTTTCTCAGCTCCGTTACCCATCGAGAGCTTTCTAATCACAGTAGAAGACTTAACCGGAGCCGTGTTGGTACCAAAAACCCGATCTGCGTCGGCTACATTGTTCTCCTTGGTCTCATCGTCGGCAAAGTTTGGATCTTTATGAAGTTTCTTGCAAGAATCGAGCATCTCGGGAGGCTTAAACCTCAGATCTTGGGGTTTTGGGGAGTGGTGAAGATGGTTAGGGTTGTTCCTGAGAGAGAAAGAGGCTCGCTTTTGCTGCTCGTACAAGAGAGTCAAAGCTCTCATCTTTTCCTTAAGCCCTTGATGTGGATTCGTGTATTCTTGCCGCCTGCTTTGCTCGTGATTCATCATCGCCTTGGATCGGGTCGATACAGGCATTGTTCTtccttctcttttcctttttcactTTGGGATCTTTTAGAGAGACTGATGAATCGCTGTTGGTTAGACTGTGGAGAGTGTGTTGGTCAAAACCCCGAAGCTTTGAAAGTGTTGTTGATGATAAATTGCTATTTTCAGTCTTTGTTTTTGGATCCAAGAAGatagacaacaacaaaaattaaggaaaaaaagatatttttgaaaaaatgtaaTTGTAACGGTCAAAATTTGCTCTGTCAGCCCGATGATTAAGCTTTGAGGGGCCCacctaattattttatttcttttaaaaaggaTATAGGTGACAGTGTGGCACGCGAAACATCGTTGCTTGTTCATTTTCTTTAATCAACTCGGCCCAGCATTAATTTAGACCATTGGGTAACATACATTTTAGGCCTTAAGGTTATTAAATGTCTTATAAAATTTGGTTCttcaaaataatttctttttttcctaaaatcttaaataaaaaagatttataaaataaattgttttctaatcttaaccaattaagaattttttctttataaaaatgcTGACCAGaaagaattgtaaaattttatttaatagtaatttatacttataaaaactaatgataaacatgatagtaaaaatatatttagttaacaagaaaatttgtaaaaaaatattagtgatactggaaaaaaatgaattttgaaaatggcaatttttttttttgacatcaatggcaacttttaaaaatagttaatatttactggaaataattatttgatactaattttatttttctaagtcctagataaaatataattgtaaaagattatgtaatattaatttccttttctaaaatcctaaaaaactgtacaagaatatttgatagtttttttcttatatatataaaaaatcctaaaacaaaaaaattgtatcatatttttaagttttagccaaaagaaaattgtaaaaaattatttgataatatttttaaggaaGTATTTGATGATGACCatgataaaaaaatgatttaattaacaaaaaagtgtaaaattagtattgatatgaaatgtaaattttctttattagtaactaaaaataattagttgatagcaatttattttttctaaacttCTACAgagaagataattgtaataggttatatgataataattttctttttataaaatcttaaacaaaattgtaaaagagtatttaatattatatttttaattgtaaaatatatttttttccttttaaaaaaaaatcctaacaaaataaaattttaaagaattatttaatgaaacattaaattattacataataacatgtataatgttgtcattgactcgattggtgtatttgactttcatttctttttacttttcattcagTTTTTTATTTCGGGTTGTGTTCAGTTTAAACGTTTAGATATAGTATTTTATCTAATCCTAAGTACAAAGTTTATAATAATTCATCTATGTACCATAACTATAAAATGCAAATATTAACTTAAACTTATGTgtaaaaatgagttttaattataaaataaatctcaaacaacatatgcaaagatgctttttaagatattttaagATATAGTATTTTTCATTGACGTTGAGTAATGCATGGACATTTCCCTTTCTGCTTCTCCTCCATTAATGGTCCATTCTCAGCTGTTGTGATCCACCTGAGGCAGGTTCAATAGGTGGAAGAGCAGACTCCACAGCAGTTCCGTCAAGCATTCCAGCAGCATCTCTCTCAGCTGTTTTCTCAGGGGATCCAATTATAAACCCATCAGTAGGGTTAATTTTCACCGCGTCAGCTCCAAGCATGTCATCACCAGCATATTATCATCTCCCAGcacactaaaaaaatataagaggGGAGATGTAAATGACTTACAAAGCAGGGGATGAGTTATAGTGAGCTCTGTGGCTATGAAATTAGTACGTATGCATTAAGCTCTTTAGACTTTCAAATTTCTGGATACCCCCATATTTGGTTGCAGAACAAATTGAGCCCTCCTTATTGACGCACTTCCTGTTGAATATAAATGGTCAAAGGCAAGGGAAGTTAGTATGATAATTGGCTTCTTGTAAAATCTTGAGACAAATACTTACTTTTCAAGAAAGTTTTGGCTAGCTACATGGTCTTTGTTAATATAGAAAATGTGTCCAAGATGTAGCATTAGGAAAAGACGACCTCGAAGCACAATCAATGTGTATATTTGTCACCAATCTCTCTCATCTCTCGCAGTCCTCGTGAGCAATAGaatcatcaaaatataataaagccAATAAACTTATAATAGAAATAGGAAATCGAATCTATTAAGCATTCCTATACAGACAAAACAAAGAGACAATAATATCAAAAGATCAAAAACGAATGTGGAAGACTAACTGAGGATGAAACAATTATTTCATTGCTGCTTACGGCAGGAACCATGGTCACTCTTTTCATTCTagatttcttgtttttttcaaattacCATGTATGAAACAATATGATTGTTTAAGTCTCtaatgtattttgctattttcacctctaaaatagaagaattctataatagagatgaGATATgttccaatgtattcctctaaaatagcaatctctaaatgtagagtaaaaaatagaagaatgctatttcttcctctataaatagagaaaaaaatagagatctctattatagaggaagaaatagaggtgggttaGAACAATTTTACCtgtaaatgctattatagaggtgaaaatagctatgggttagagatgctctaagatttagatttaataataaagattagtTTGGGATATTAAGTTACTAACCTTTTTATTGGCACGAAGATGAGTACACCTATTGGATCGATATAATACTTCTCTTTCACTAAAACTGATATTAAAACAGAGGCTTACCCCTCGAACCCGAGACCTGAGACGAAGTGTTAGTGATCACGAATCCTGATGATATCTGGTTGCTCTTGGTGTAACATTTATGAGAAGACATGAACGACTTCGCATATGAGACAGGTGGTTACAGTGCGAAGTTTATCGTTGACGACTGGTTGTGGCTCTTCCATTAGCTGTAGAAGACAAAgcgttttttttgttgtctgATTGTGGTTGTGTGATTAAGGAGGACGCTGATGGACTGGTGCCGGGAAATAAATCCTAGATGCAGATCAACCGTACTGCTCTGTTTTCTGTATCTTTAACACAACGGCTATGAATGTTGCTTCTATTCCTATCTTATTTGTTTCCAATCTCTTAATCCACCTCCAGTTTTTGTCGCCCCGGAAGCTCGTTGTCTAGTTTAAGATCTGCCGAAAAGAGATATCACTTTGGAGACTGACGCCATTATCTAAGCCTGGTTTTCCTCCGTCGGTTGATTTTTTAATACCGTTCAGCTTAGAAACTCCTCAACGCCGTGAATCCCAACAGACGCTGGACCTCCACAGTGGATGAACAACGTCCGGACTTCAGATCAGAAAAAATGGTAGATGAGTTACCCATTATACTAAGAACAAAGTTTCTATTGTAATATGATTCGTGAGGATGATGTTTATGGGAAGAAGACATACCTTTTTATAGGTGAAGCACTGAAGTTTCACCACCtgagagagagataagaagTGTTGAATGAGAAATCGTGGGTAGTGTGGATCCAAGGAATAAAAACGTTGTTAATGGCGACGATTCAGCTAATCCGGTTACGTAACAGATGAATCAAAAACGAAACGACATGAAGAAGACCGACATAGAGACTCCAAACGTATATTTGATTTCAAGGAGTTCCAGAATGAAAGGACTTAATCGAAACCAAAACAACTGAATCGTCACACAGACTTCTGCATCTCAGTCTCTCTAATGGCTGATTTAAAAGATTGTGGTGGAACCTTGAATCACGTCTCTAATGGTGTAACCCTAACTCACGAAAAATCACATTTAGTccataataacaattttaattatatctattacattttgaaaaatctgtttcaatcccatcccatatatattatttgagaagcattgcaacatttttttgtagccacatgtcatcattaGAATGATtttttagaatccttagagaaataggttggtccatcaaaatatataataagctttttattaaaccacaataaatacattattaatatgcttcattatttccttaaataagattacggaattgtctaatgtggctaaagtatatatgacaattaatgattttgaataattaggatttgataaaaataagtgtgtattataattatattttttttaattttaagctattaaaataaattaaacaatcatagtaaccatataataaaaattaaaaaaaatatttatatattatattttgaattttttaaaacgagtataaattactaaaactgttaaaagtttcacattcaaattttgtgatctatgatttaaaacttttgttatgacataatacaaataattaaaaaataatataagttgaaagtctcatttaataagtatcaaaaataaaagatatataaatatatgtatcattttaaattaaactatatgccatataaaaatacataaatatcttaattttgaaatttacttggaacatttgtttgataaaaattttgaaaaaatattgacaacttaatttttttaaatattataaattacttaaaccattaattccatagtgaaaattttgtcatcactaatttagattttttgctataacagatacaaatgataaaaaaaaatatgagcaaaaagcatcatctaataaatattaatattaaaatataccaaatatgttactatcatttaaatttaattatatatcatatcaaatagaaaa
This genomic interval from Brassica napus cultivar Da-Ae chromosome A6, Da-Ae, whole genome shotgun sequence contains the following:
- the LOC106346911 gene encoding 60S ribosomal protein L6-1-like, coding for MPAAKQRTPKVSRNPDLIRGVGKYSRSQMYHKRGLWAIKAKNGGVFPRHDAKSKVEAPVEKPPKFYPAEDVKKPLANRRKPKPTKLKASITPGTVLIILAGRFKGKRVVFLKQLASGLLLVTGPFKINGVPLRRVNQSYVIGTSTKVDISGVSIEKFDDKYFGKVAEKKTKKGEGEFFEADKEVKKEIPQEKKEDQKTVDAALIKAIEAVPELKTYLGARFSLSQGMKPHELVF
- the LOC106346912 gene encoding kinesin-like protein KIN-8A, yielding MPVSTRSKAMMNHEQSRRQEYTNPHQGLKEKMRALTLLYEQQKRASFSLRNNPNHLHHSPKPQDLRFKPPEMLDSCKKLHKDPNFADDETKENNVADADRVFGTNTAPVKSSTVIRKLSMGNGAEKGENFEACGGSRIMVFVRLRPMGKKERENGSRCCVKVLNKRDVYLTEFTNDNDYLRLKRLRVRHFTFDSSFPETTTQREVYSTTTGDLLEAVLEGRNGSVFCYGATGAGKTYTMLGTVENPGVMVLAIKDLFAKVRERSLDGNHTVHLSYLEVYNETVRDLLSPGRPLILREDKQGIVAAGLTQYRAYSTDEVMALLQRGNQNRTTEPTRCNETSSRSHAILQVVVEYKTRDASMNVISRVGKLSLIDLAGSERAIATDQRTLRSLEGANINRSLLALSSCINALVEGKKHIPYRNSKLTQLLKDSLGGSCNTVMIANISPSNHSFGETQNTLHWADRAKEIRVKGCEVNEEVVVQVSEGPDQAKLVLELQEENRELRVKLVEQEQKVLTLEAETIAAANNNISPTPPSISSLMTPPSALTAQQKKKPRHSLLSGTCFTPESSKRRKAEDAVKELQLTVKALKMEMERMKREHVVQMKKQKEELMKELCSKKSEKTPERGKETTTRRIVTRGSLRPKEREKELIKSPSHRFASPAAAAKKRSFWDITVANSPSLDRRKTRSHVLPVNQEAPSMLLQPGFARPRTTTTTTTQKKH